In Carya illinoinensis cultivar Pawnee chromosome 10, C.illinoinensisPawnee_v1, whole genome shotgun sequence, one DNA window encodes the following:
- the LOC122278332 gene encoding transcription factor bHLH130-like, with protein MNYGGSGNSASLSFQEFEDKPPVVGPTEAARNCVSSQQSYSRGLPHHYPSYSTTATHSSAMDGAYGLVASIAVDRHVQTKADNSNIVRQSSSPAGLFSLTSIPNGYTSMKGVGNFDGVLNDTGGDVNPSVNRLKSHISFPSRLPSSLGLLSQISEIGTETVVANSPLDGNLGNGNDDPRFYGLGLPYGYWNDPSHLAEKFTAMKREQDVDGKLFSGTKNGGIGTRAQTLSHHLSLPKTSSEIVAMEKFLQFQGSVPCKIRAKRGCATHPRSIAERVRRTRISERMRKLQELVPNMEKQTNTADMLDLAVDYIKDLQDQFKTLSENRANCKCLSMQNPVSNQIT; from the exons ATGAACTACGGTGGCAGTGGAAATTCAGCTTCGCTGAGTTTCCAAGAGTTTGAGGATAAACCACCAGTGGTGGGGCCCACCGAGGCGGCTAGGAACTGTGTGAGCTCCCAGCAGAGCTATTCTAGGGGTCTCCCGCACCATTATCCGAGTTATAGCACGACTGCCACGCATTCTTCTGCAATGGATGGCGCATATGGGTTGGTGGCTTCAATAGCAGTGGATCGCCACGTGCAAACGAAAGCAGATAATTCTAACATTGTTCGGCAAAGCAGCTCGCCTGCTGGTCTGTTCTCCCTGACATCTATCCCAAATG GCTATACGTCCATGAAAGGTGTTGGAAACTTTGATGGGGTACTAAATGATACTGGTGGAGATGTAAATCCATCTGTAAACAGATTGAAGAGCCATATCAGTTTCCCATCAAGACTTCCTTCTTCCCTAGGTCTGTTATCACAGATCTCCGAAATAGGGACTGAAACTGTTGTGGCAAATAGTCCCCTTGATGGAAACCTCGGAAATGGAAATGATGATCCTCGGTTTTATGGCCTTGGGTTACCGTATGGTTATTGGAATGATCCATCGCATCTTGCAGAGAAATTTACTGCCATGAAAAGAGAACAAGATGTTGATGGAAAACTATTTTCTGGTACTAAG AATGGAGGAATTGGAACTCGGGCTCAAACATTATCCCACCACTTGAGtttgccaaagacttcttcagAGATTGTGGCCATGGAAAAGTTCCTGCAATTCCAAGGTTCCGTTCCTTGTAAAATTAGAGCCAAGCGTGGTTGTGCCACCCATCCTCGAAGCATTGCAGAACGG GTAAGAAGAACCCGGATTAGTGAACGAATGAGGAAACTACAAGAGCTTGTCCCTAACATGGAGAAG CAAACGAACACGGCAGACATGTTGGACTTGGCTGTCGACTACATTAAAGACCTCCAGGACCAGTTCAAG ACTCTTAGTGAGAATCGAGCCAACTGCAAGTGTCTAAGCATGCAGAATCcagtttcaaatcaaattacttGA
- the LOC122279634 gene encoding receptor protein kinase-like protein ZAR1: MSLPLLIATFLTFLFLSGSPLSSSLTPDGLSLLALKAAIDSDPKRALDSWSESDPTPCHWHGIVCTRNRVTGLSLPNKGFSGYIPSELGLLDSLKRLCLAHNNFSMPIPSHLFNATGLLSLDLSHNSLSGPIPAQIRALKTLRHLDLSSNLLNGSLPESLSELENLSGTLNLSYNRFSGGVPESYGQFPVIVSLDLQHNNLTGKIPQVGSLLNQGPTAFAGNPSLCGFPLQAPCPEAQNPNVFRSAVDPQNPESTNHNPSFPNGGGERGNEKAGSSAIRIISGVSVVVGAVSVSVWLSRRKWGRSSEGKTGNQKVEEGEVVEEEGQKGKYVVVDEGDEGFSLELEDLLRASAYVVGKSRSGIVYKVVAGRGGPGAAAPTVVAVRRLSEGDATWRFKEFESEVGAIGRVHHPNIVKLRAYYYADDEKLLVTDYIRNGSLYTALHGGPSNSLPALSWAARLKIAQGTARGLTYIHEFSPRKYVHGNIKSTKILLDDDLQPYISGFGLARLVSNTAKFSNSASKRQNANQIVFTPAIDSNISTPPNIYAAPEVRVSGNKFSQKCDVYSFGVVLLEMLTGRLPDAGPENNGKTLESFVRKAFREERPLSEIIDPALLPEVYAKKQVVAAFHIALNCTELDPEVRPRMGMVSESLDRIKPQ, from the exons atgtcTCTCCCCCTTCTAATAGCCACATTTCTCaccttccttttcctttccGGTTCTCCACTATCTTCTTCTCTTACTCCCGATGGCCTTTCCCTCCTCGCTCTCAAAGCCGCAATCGACTCCGATCCGAAGCGTGCCCTCGACTCCTGGTCCGAATCCGACCCAACCCCCTGCCATTGGCACGGCATTGTCTGCACCCGTAACCGCGTCACGGGGCTCTCCCTCCCCAACAAGGGATTCTCCGGCTACATCCCCTCAGAGCTCGGTTTACTCGACTCGCTTAAACGACTCTGTCTCGCCCACAACAACTTCTCCATGCCCATTCCTTCCCATCTCTTCAATGCCACGGGACTTCTTTCTCTCGACCTCTCTCACAACTCTCTCTCGGGCCCTATCCCTGCCCAAATTCGTGCCCTTAAAACTCTGCGTCACTTGGACCTGTCATCGAATTTACTCAATGGGTCTCTCCCTGAAAGTCTCAGCGAGCTCGAGAATCTCTCCGGAACCCTAAACTTGTCCTATAATAGATTTTCGGGCGGAGTCCCTGAGTCTTACGGACAGTTCCCGGTGATAGTAAGCTTGGATCTCCAACACAACAATCTCACCGGGAAGATTCCTCAGGTGGGATCGCTGTTGAACCAGGGGCCCACGGCTTTCGCTGGGAATCCTAGCTTATGTGGGTTTCCGTTGCAAGCTCCATGCCCCGAAGCTCAAAACCCAAATGTTTTCAGGAGCGCCGTGGACCCTCAGAACCCAGAGAGCACCAACCACAACCCTAGTTTCCCAAATGGCGGTGGAGAGAGGGGGAACGAGAAAGCAGGCTCATCAGCCATACGGATTATCTCCGGCGTTTCAGTGGTGGTGGGGGCCGTGTCGGTCTCGGTGTGGCTGTCTCGGAGGAAGTGGGGGAGGTCTAGCGAGGGTAAAACGGGGAACCAGAAAGTGGAGGAGGGTGAGGTCGTGGAGGAGGAAGGGCAAAAGGGTAAATACGTGGTGGTGGACGAGGGGGACGAGGGGTTTAGCCTGGAATTGGAGGATTTGTTGAGGGCATCGGCGTACGTGGTTGGAAAGAGCAGGAGTGGGATAGTGTACAAGGTGGTGGCAGGGAGAGGGGGACCAGGTGCGGCGGCACCCACGGTTGTGGCTGTAAGGCGGCTGAGCGAAGGTGATGCCACGTGGCGATTCAAGGAGTTTGAGTCCGAGGTGGGGGCAATCGGGAGGGTTCACCATCCCAACATCGTGAAGTTGAGAGCTTATTACTATGCAGATGATGAGAAACTGCTGGTCACCGATTACATCCGCAACGGAAGCCTGTACACCGCACTGCATG GGGGTCCATCTAATTCTTTGCCAGCACTATCGTGGGCAGCAAGGTTGAAAATTGCTCAAGGAACGGCCAGGGGTTTAACATACATACACGAGTTCAGCCCCAGGAAATATGTTCATGGCAACATAAAATCAACGAAAATCCTTCTTGATGATGACCTCCAGCCTTACATTTCTGGTTTTGGGCTCGCTCGTCTTGTTTCAAACACTGCTAAGTTTTCCAATTCGGCATCAAAAAGGCAGAACGCGAACCAAATTGTATTTACCCCTGCGATAGATTCAAACATTTCGACTCCTCCCAACATATACGCGGCACCTGAGGTTCGAGTTTCTGGGAACAAGTTCTCTCAGAAATGTGATGTTTACTCGTTCGGTGTTGTGCTCTTGGAGATGTTGACTGGTCGGCTGCCAGATGCAGGACCAGAAAACAATGGTAAGACCCTGGAGAGTTTTGTAAGGAAAGCATTTCGTGAGGAACGCCCCCTGTCCGAGATTATAGATCCAGCACTTCTGCCCGAGGTTTATGCAAAGAAGCAAGTTGTTGCTGCATTTCATATTGCACTCAACTGCACTGAACTCGATCCAGAGGTGCGACCTAGGATGGGAATGGTGTCGGAGAGTCTGGATCGCATCAAACCGCAATGA
- the LOC122278188 gene encoding protein POLYCHOME-like, producing the protein MPESRDRMSRPVDHASLFARRRSASVGVPLEEQEADSNLFGSPIERVTIATTPATRGRTALGATRGGGLRRGGFGTPRSVRGRIMYGSPASGRENSQSTRRGSVRGRRGSSVLPSYYPRTPLRDITSVVRAIERRRARLRDVEGQQIENPATEGQSVVDPSLPVTGAQLEHNLSLTSPNPAVGVKPRTPAVGKVPKILLGIANENVGESELVTPQKKLLNSIDKVEKVVMEELQKLKRTPSAKKAEREKRVRTLMSMR; encoded by the exons ATGCCGGAATCAAGGGACAGAATGTCGAGGCCCGTAGATCACGCGTCACTATTTGCTCGCAGGAGATCTGCCAGTGTTGGAGTTCCTCTCGAAGAACAGGAAGCGGATTCAAACTTGTTCGGATCCCCAATCGAAAGAGTAACTATTGCTACAACGCCAGCAACGCGTGGGCGAACGGCTTTAGGTGCGACAAGAGGTGGTGGGCTCAGAAGAGGTGGATTTGGAACTCCAAGAAGTGTCCGCGGCCGGATTATGTACGGGTCTCCGGCATCGGGTAGGGAAAACTCTCAGAGTACTCGCCGAGGTTCGGTTCGGGGTAGACGCGGGAGCAGTGTCTTACCGTCGTACTACCCCAGAACCCCTCTTCGTGATATTACTTCGGTTGTAAGG GcaatagaaagaagaagagcTCGCTTGAGAGATGTCGAAGGCCAACAAATTGAGAATCCTGCCACTGAGGGGCAGAGCGTTGTTGATCCTTCTTTACCAGTGACAGGTGCTCAGCTCGAGCACAATCTCTCTTTGACCTCTCCAAATCCAGCTGTTGGTGTCAAACCTCGCACACCTGCTGTCGGTAAAGTGCCAAAGATTCTGCTTGGAATCGCTAATGAGAATGTCGGAGAATCAGAGCTCGTGACACCCCAGAAGAAGCTATTAAACTCAATTGACAAAGTTGAGAAAGTGGTAATGGAGGAACTGCAGAAACTGAAGAGGACACCAAGTGCTAAGAAggcggagagagaaaaaagagttcGTACTTTGATGTCTATGCGTTGA